CGAGCGGGTTAGCGGTGGCGATCACCAGCCGGTCTTCGGCCACGCGCAGCGGGATGACCTTATAGCGCGTGGCGAGATCCTCGCGCACCATCTTGGTGACCACCGGATCGAGCGCCAGTGCGGCGAGGTTGACGTAAGGCAAGCGCAGGCGGCCGGCGATCGCCTGGGCCAGCTCATCTTCAGTGGCAATATTGTTGCGTGCGGCCCATTCAACGGGCGACATGCCTTTGGACTTGGTGGCGATTGCGGCCTCGGCCGCGTGCACCTGGTCGCTAGTTAGCAGGCCGGCACGCGCCAGGAAGCTCAACAGGCCGGCATCCGCGCTGGTGATACCACTCATGGTTTGCCTCTCAGATCACGAACAAGGCAAGAGCTATGCCGCCTGACACCGAAAGCGCAGGGCAACATGATCTTGGGCATGCGCGTTGGCCTGCCTGGCGCAAAGCGTCACCGAGCTGTCGAAAGCGTCAATCTGACACTCGCGCGCCGGCGAAACGCTCGGGTAGAAGCGGCAAGAGCAAATTGGCGCATAATCGGAATCGTCTGACAGTGGCGCGCGAACGCACCACGGCAACGGAGGCCTCGTCACTGGCCACGAATAACTAAGCCGGCGGGCAGCGACTCGTCCAGCAACCGCACCCGCTCCTGTGCTTCCAGGGGCACGAGCTCGGTAATCAGCCGGGCGCCGCGCTGGCCGCCGGGGAGGTCCCGCAGGCGTACCGCCAGGCGCTGGCGCAAGCTTTCGTCGAGGTCGCGCTCGCGATCACCGACGAAACGTGCCAGCTGAGCCAGTGTGAACACAGCGGCTTCCGGCTTCGGCCAGTGGACGGCCAGTAGCCGCTCGATCCAGCCGGCTACGGTGCGCTGGGGGACGACGCAGTTGAGCGGCCCGGCGAAGGGGGCGCGGGCACCCAGGCGCCCGAGCGCCCACACCGTCGCGCCACTGCCCTCACCTTTCTCGATCAGCCGCACCAGTTCTTCCCCCAGCTCCGCCTTGGTGTCGGCGCTGAGCTGCTCGCAACTACCCATGAGCTGCCAGTACTCACGCAGCTCCTGCGGGCCGACCCGCGTTTTCAGTTTCTTTTTCAGCCGTGACAGCAGAGCGGGCGCGATTTCATTGAAGAGCTGCTGTTGCTGGGCACGGCTGAGTCCGCCGGCAACGCGTTTCCACAGGCTCCACCACTCGGCGCGATTTTGTAACGCCTTGGGAAAGCGCAGGCCGCCGTTGTAGAGCTTCCACAGTTGCTCGTTGCGCCAGGGGTCGAGTTCGTGCCCGAAGCCGGGGCGCAACAGAAAGCCGGCCAGGTTGAGCCACCGGGCCTCGTGCGTGGGCGAGGTGGCGCGGGCCTGCTCGCCGGCCCACAGCGCGTCCCACAGTTTGCGAATCAGCGGCAACGGCCAGCCGTCCTTGCTTGCCCCGAGTGCGGTTTCCAGCACGGCCGCCAACTTCACCGGGTCGCCGCTGCCGCTGCCGGCGGCCGGGAACACCGCTGCCAGCGCTGTCGTGGCTGCCGCCAGTTGCGCCTCGCTCGCCACCAGGTCGGCGACCGGCTCGGCGGGCGTGGCGGCCGCCAGGGGTGCGCTCTCGCCGGCATTCGGCACCACGTCGCGCAGCTGGAACTGCAAGCGCCAGCGGTGCTCGCTGCGTTGCGAGTGGCACCACACCTCCAGCGTGCCGATCTCGCTGAGGTGGGTGACCACGTGCACCGGGATGCGGGTGGCGCCGGCTTTGCGCCCGAAGCGCAGGACGGTACGGATGGGCGGCAGCTGCGTCAACGAGTCGCGCTCGGCTTGCACCAGCTCTCCGGCGTGCTCGGCGCTGCGGGTGCTCGAAGCATACAGCGGGAAGCTCACCGGCTGATTGGCCATCACATCAAACGCCGGCTCGGTGATCTCGGCGGTCTCGCCGGTGGCCATGCCGCGGTGGACCAAACAGAGCAACGGGATGGTGTCGCCGGCGCCGGGCGCGCCCCCAATGCCCAGATAGTACGAGCGCGCCGCGCCGCCACCGATGCGCACGCCCCGGCCGCGGCGCACCAGCCCATAGTAAGCCGCGCCGCGGGCGACGGCGAGATCGAGGTCGGCGCTGGCCAGCGCCAGCGGCTCGCCCTGCCCGTCTGTGCACCACTGCCCGACCAGTTTCTGGAGGCGGCGGCGAATCTGGGGGGGCTTGAGCGCGCCGCCGTTGAAAAGGATGGCGTCGGGGCAAGCCAGCGGGCTATTGCCGCCGCTATCGCCGCTGTGGCGGCGCAAGAAGGCAGCCAGATGGCGCGGCACCTCGGGCTCGAGCGCAAACGGCAAACCCCACTCCTGCAAACCCGTGCGGGCCGTCTTGCGTGGCCAGGCATCGGCTTCGACCGCCGGGAAGTAACCATCCATCACCGTGCGCTCGACCTCGGCGCGCGTGAGCGTGGCGGTGAGGACACCGCCGACCACCGCCTTGCCGCGACCGACCAAGCGGATCGGCATCTCCGCGGCAGCTTCTTGCCCCAGCAAGCTTTCCTTCGCGCTGCGGCAGAGGTTGGTGAGCGCATGCCAGCGCTGACTATCGAGCTGGCCGCCCAGACGCGGTTCGATCAGCCGCGCCAAGGCGATATCGATGTTGTCGCCGCCAAGCAGCAGGTGATCGCCGACCGCCAATCGCTCCAGCACCAGGCCGCGACCCTGGTCACGCACTGCAATCAGGCTGAAGTCGGTCGTACCACCGCCGATGTCGATCACCAACACCAACCCGACACCGGCCAGCTGCGCTTGCCAGTCGGCTTCGTTGGCACCGAGCCAGGCGTAGAACGCCGCCTGCGGCTCTTCGAGCAAGATCAGGTGTGGTAGGCCGGCTTGCTCGGCCGCGGCCACCGTCAGCTCGCGCGCCACTTCGTCAAAGGACGCCGGCACTGTAAGCACGACATCCTGCGCTGCCAGCGGAGCCTCGGGAAAACGCTGGTCCCAGGCTTCGCGCAGGTGTGCGAGATAGCGGGCGGAGGCCTCTACCGGCGACACCTTCTTCACCTCGGCCGGTGCGCCCCACGGTAAGATCTTCGCCGTGCGATCGACGCCCCCGTGGCACAGCCACGACTTGGCCGACGACACCAGCCGGTCTGGAACGCGCGCCCCCTGCACGCGCGCGAATTCGCCGACGGCGTAGTCGCGCGTTGCCTGCCACGGCAACGCCAATGCCCCCGGCGCGATTTCATGTCCGCCGGCCAGATACAGAAACGACGGCAGCGCCGCCTGCTCCGCTACCTGCGACTCACCGACCAGCTGCGCAATCGCGAAC
The sequence above is drawn from the Deltaproteobacteria bacterium genome and encodes:
- a CDS encoding Hsp70 family protein, giving the protein MTRPRYIIGIDLGTTNSAVAYVDTAGDGRTIEQFAIAQLVGESQVAEQAALPSFLYLAGGHEIAPGALALPWQATRDYAVGEFARVQGARVPDRLVSSAKSWLCHGGVDRTAKILPWGAPAEVKKVSPVEASARYLAHLREAWDQRFPEAPLAAQDVVLTVPASFDEVARELTVAAAEQAGLPHLILLEEPQAAFYAWLGANEADWQAQLAGVGLVLVIDIGGGTTDFSLIAVRDQGRGLVLERLAVGDHLLLGGDNIDIALARLIEPRLGGQLDSQRWHALTNLCRSAKESLLGQEAAAEMPIRLVGRGKAVVGGVLTATLTRAEVERTVMDGYFPAVEADAWPRKTARTGLQEWGLPFALEPEVPRHLAAFLRRHSGDSGGNSPLACPDAILFNGGALKPPQIRRRLQKLVGQWCTDGQGEPLALASADLDLAVARGAAYYGLVRRGRGVRIGGGAARSYYLGIGGAPGAGDTIPLLCLVHRGMATGETAEITEPAFDVMANQPVSFPLYASSTRSAEHAGELVQAERDSLTQLPPIRTVLRFGRKAGATRIPVHVVTHLSEIGTLEVWCHSQRSEHRWRLQFQLRDVVPNAGESAPLAAATPAEPVADLVASEAQLAAATTALAAVFPAAGSGSGDPVKLAAVLETALGASKDGWPLPLIRKLWDALWAGEQARATSPTHEARWLNLAGFLLRPGFGHELDPWRNEQLWKLYNGGLRFPKALQNRAEWWSLWKRVAGGLSRAQQQQLFNEIAPALLSRLKKKLKTRVGPQELREYWQLMGSCEQLSADTKAELGEELVRLIEKGEGSGATVWALGRLGARAPFAGPLNCVVPQRTVAGWIERLLAVHWPKPEAAVFTLAQLARFVGDRERDLDESLRQRLAVRLRDLPGGQRGARLITELVPLEAQERVRLLDESLPAGLVIRGQ